One genomic window of Polyangium aurulentum includes the following:
- a CDS encoding thioredoxin family protein has translation MISKASSLRFTAALALLLAACGGAQIPKDARTTVLSLAHLDCSDCGHALAKQLGERPGVYKTKFDNRTAELTVVAAPSFDTFGTAQKLAMGEEYRLELGAGKGNYIAWTAPPEGADVQTVAKDGADVPDLSTHVVRGKVTVLDFGAIWCDPCRKLDDHMLATLQKRNDVAYRKLDIGDWDTPLAQRYLKNVPALPYVIVYDKNGEKIDAIAGLDLARLDAAIGKGAQGR, from the coding sequence GTGATCTCCAAGGCCTCCTCGCTGCGGTTCACGGCCGCGCTCGCCCTCCTCCTCGCGGCCTGCGGCGGCGCGCAGATCCCGAAGGACGCGCGGACGACCGTGCTCTCGCTCGCGCACCTCGATTGCTCCGACTGCGGCCACGCGCTGGCCAAGCAGCTCGGCGAGCGGCCCGGGGTCTACAAGACGAAATTCGACAATCGCACGGCCGAGCTCACCGTCGTCGCCGCCCCGAGCTTCGACACGTTCGGCACCGCCCAAAAGCTCGCGATGGGCGAGGAGTACCGCCTCGAGCTCGGGGCCGGCAAAGGCAATTACATCGCCTGGACCGCCCCGCCCGAGGGCGCCGACGTGCAGACGGTGGCGAAGGACGGCGCCGACGTGCCCGATCTCTCCACCCACGTCGTGCGCGGCAAGGTCACCGTCCTCGATTTCGGCGCGATCTGGTGCGACCCCTGCCGCAAGCTCGACGATCACATGCTCGCCACCCTGCAAAAGCGCAACGACGTCGCCTATCGCAAGCTCGACATCGGAGACTGGGACACGCCGCTCGCGCAGCGCTACCTGAAGAACGTGCCCGCGCTGCCTTACGTCATCGTCTACGACAAGAACGGCGAGAAGATCGACGCCATTGCGGGGCTCGATCTCGCGCGGCTCGACGCCGCGATCGGCAAGGGCGCTCAGGGCCGGTAA
- a CDS encoding J domain-containing protein, whose amino-acid sequence MTESPRGVVSITTTKRRRFLWCAWWTGEPTRDPFRKPDAFSGGARSAAEALAEAQRAAGGPLRQVEPIWARAFVRVLAGQPPWVEKKARARPEEREPEEEKKKRRRYVPSVSSPERCPFAVLGLPKTASVEEIRRAFRQKALATHPDRGGDAEAFIQVTWARDEALARRMRGS is encoded by the coding sequence ATGACCGAATCTCCCCGAGGCGTCGTATCCATCACCACCACCAAGCGGCGGCGCTTTCTCTGGTGCGCCTGGTGGACGGGCGAGCCGACGCGGGATCCGTTTCGCAAGCCCGACGCGTTCTCGGGCGGGGCGCGCTCCGCGGCGGAGGCCCTCGCGGAGGCCCAGCGCGCGGCCGGCGGGCCCTTGCGCCAGGTCGAGCCCATCTGGGCGCGCGCCTTCGTGCGGGTGCTGGCGGGCCAGCCGCCGTGGGTCGAGAAGAAGGCGCGCGCGCGCCCCGAGGAGCGTGAGCCGGAGGAGGAGAAGAAGAAGCGGCGCCGCTACGTGCCCTCGGTGAGCTCACCCGAGCGATGCCCGTTCGCGGTGCTCGGCCTGCCGAAGACGGCCTCGGTCGAGGAGATCCGCCGCGCGTTTCGCCAGAAGGCCCTCGCGACGCACCCCGATCGAGGCGGCGACGCCGAGGCGTTCATCCAGGTCACCTGGGCGCGCGACGAGGCGCTCGCGCGGCGCATGCGCGGAAGCTGA
- a CDS encoding M4 family metallopeptidase, translated as MALFIAAPVVSVSLYGCSSAGPVEFGTGSADEIEVAREIALREIEMRVRPEVIGTRQDLEVRRVFVDDLAMAHTHVQQKYRGVPVFGGEAIVHLAKDGSFAGMTDAMSRRIPRDLDVRPTFDTAGARARVLAGVACADCLTAEPEIDLFVLPHGRDARLAYRVQLRREDGTDETSMPVVFIDAHTGEKLFEYDNLQTATGTSLFSGVVTFETSFVNGVYYLEDLTRKLGTFNNNNTPTTNSGAGTTSRFTDTNNIWGEPGQTMQRAGVEAHWGATKVYDYYKNVHGRTGINGAGGPGTIAAAANSAIKLVASKVHYGSKYNNAYWNGTSMTYGDGDGSTFWPLVSLDICAHEMTHGVTGATANLTYQGESGALNEAISDIFGALIEASAKGGVTDKTWKFAEEPFTPNIAGDALRYMDEPHKAGNSGYTADDDPDHYTERYTGTGDSGGVHINSGIVNKMFYLLAQGGAHHKGGSMTGIGADVAGKIVYRALTTYMTSSTNFAGARTAMEKAATDLYGAESAQVTAVKDAWSLVGVGAASSGGGGPTACAHPKCTTGGALTSGCTTDGVEDDCVTSVCAADAYCCSTAWDSQCVAEVGSICGLTCP; from the coding sequence ATGGCTCTCTTCATCGCAGCGCCCGTCGTATCCGTCTCCCTGTACGGCTGCTCGTCGGCCGGGCCGGTCGAGTTTGGCACGGGCAGCGCCGACGAGATCGAGGTGGCCAGGGAGATCGCGCTGCGCGAGATCGAGATGCGCGTCCGGCCCGAGGTGATCGGCACGCGCCAGGATCTCGAGGTGCGCCGCGTCTTCGTCGACGACCTCGCCATGGCGCACACGCACGTGCAGCAGAAGTACCGGGGCGTGCCGGTCTTCGGCGGCGAGGCGATCGTGCACCTCGCCAAGGACGGCTCGTTCGCAGGCATGACGGACGCGATGTCACGCCGCATTCCGAGGGACCTCGACGTCCGCCCGACGTTCGACACGGCGGGGGCGCGCGCGCGCGTGCTCGCCGGCGTCGCGTGCGCCGATTGCCTCACCGCCGAGCCCGAGATCGACCTCTTCGTCCTCCCGCACGGCCGCGACGCGCGCCTCGCCTATCGCGTGCAGCTTCGCCGCGAGGACGGCACCGACGAGACGAGCATGCCCGTCGTCTTCATCGACGCGCACACGGGCGAGAAGCTCTTCGAGTACGACAACCTCCAGACCGCGACCGGAACGAGCCTCTTCAGCGGCGTCGTGACGTTCGAGACCTCGTTTGTGAACGGCGTCTATTACCTGGAGGACCTGACCCGCAAGCTCGGCACGTTCAACAATAACAACACGCCGACCACGAACAGCGGCGCGGGCACGACCTCCCGCTTCACCGACACGAACAACATCTGGGGCGAGCCGGGCCAGACAATGCAGAGGGCCGGCGTCGAAGCGCACTGGGGCGCGACCAAGGTCTACGACTATTACAAGAACGTGCACGGCCGCACGGGCATCAATGGCGCTGGCGGGCCTGGCACGATAGCGGCGGCGGCGAACAGCGCCATCAAGCTCGTTGCCTCGAAGGTCCACTACGGGAGCAAGTACAACAACGCCTACTGGAACGGCACTTCGATGACGTACGGCGACGGCGACGGCTCCACGTTCTGGCCGCTCGTGTCCCTCGACATCTGCGCCCACGAGATGACCCACGGCGTCACCGGGGCGACCGCGAACTTGACGTACCAGGGCGAGAGCGGCGCGCTCAACGAGGCCATCTCGGACATCTTCGGCGCCCTGATCGAGGCCTCCGCCAAGGGCGGCGTCACGGACAAGACCTGGAAGTTCGCCGAGGAGCCCTTCACGCCGAACATCGCGGGCGACGCGCTCCGCTACATGGACGAGCCGCACAAGGCCGGCAACAGCGGCTACACGGCCGACGACGATCCCGACCATTACACCGAGCGCTACACGGGCACGGGTGACAGCGGCGGCGTGCACATCAACTCGGGCATCGTGAACAAGATGTTTTACCTGCTCGCCCAGGGCGGCGCGCACCACAAGGGCGGCTCGATGACCGGCATCGGCGCCGACGTGGCCGGCAAGATCGTCTACCGCGCGCTCACGACATACATGACATCGAGCACGAACTTCGCCGGCGCGCGCACCGCCATGGAAAAGGCGGCGACGGACCTCTACGGCGCAGAGAGCGCCCAGGTGACGGCCGTGAAGGACGCGTGGAGCCTGGTCGGCGTCGGCGCAGCCAGCAGCGGCGGCGGCGGCCCCACGGCCTGCGCGCACCCCAAGTGCACGACCGGCGGCGCGCTCACGAGCGGCTGCACGACCGACGGGGTCGAGGATGACTGCGTGACGAGCGTCTGCGCGGCGGACGCGTACTGCTGCAGCACGGCGTGGGACAGCCAGTGCGTCGCGGAGGTCGGGAGCATCTGCGGCCTGACCTGCCCGTGA
- a CDS encoding Kelch repeat-containing protein: MFFFRSLRRLAPLVFAPLLAAPFACQGSSSPAPGLVMDTGAPRSALDAPGETSLWSAGTAMKLARDGHTSTTLADGRILVAGGNGATAEIYDPTTGTWTLTPPMNAARVTHTATLLADGRVLVTGGGDASAEVYDPATGTWMPVASMSSARLHHTATLLDSGLVLVVGGVDPDYNFQLVPELYDPTTDTWTSATPMASPRWQHNAVRLSNGKVLFTGGDGGYDKYLATAALYDPDTDTWSAAGNHGNRILHTTTLLATGEVLVAGGYVDFGGEGFAASTRSAMLYNPATNGWTPVPSLVVHQQHRATLLPDGRVLVTGGPSTEIFDPATKKWTLAGSLLQDRGRHTADLLPDGRVLVAGGSGPLASVEIFSFASQGASCTYAGECASGFCVDGYCCNTACNSACDTCAASKGALANGTCGAVNDGASCASPGGCATDGVCTTGACVGASAATCAGTWTNAGGLSLARFGFASATLADDRVLVAGGAFWGPEEMEQANTVDIYDPLTNAWTVAAPMLQKRSSARATRLATGEILVIGGAGAPATAEVYDPASNQWTATGAMVTHHDPVMFARILNGEKVLVVGGGTKTAELFDAATKTWAAAGSTNVTRGAPELVPLAGGRVLVLGGDPSQPVTAEVYDSATGTFMMTGPLNMQHGDPILTPLADGRVLLVSSIGAEVYDPATSAWTLTGGLVFQPSSHRTTRLDDGRVLVTGVKYLPYSQVYDPATNAWSATGPMSMARSGHVVGLLGHGRVLVAGGREVSGSNDCDQKTAEIYDPPTNAWQPAPAMSTTRRNAGAVVVGESRMMVVGGLWGGCASGDGDPEYLASAEYYGGFGTAGKACIANGDCASGQCVSGCCDVACGSGGSGGGGGSGGAGGAGGSGGGAGGSGGGAGGSGGGAGGAGGSGGAGGSGGAGGSGGGAGGAGGSGGGAGGSGGNGGAGGSGGNGGSAGAGGNGDGNGGAPDEGCNCHAAGGPAEGSSRAGAAIAALGLLVARRRRR, encoded by the coding sequence ATGTTTTTCTTCCGCTCCCTCCGCCGCCTCGCGCCCCTCGTCTTTGCACCGCTCCTCGCCGCGCCCTTTGCCTGCCAGGGGTCGAGCTCGCCCGCCCCGGGGCTCGTGATGGACACGGGAGCGCCTCGCTCGGCGCTCGACGCGCCCGGGGAGACGTCGCTCTGGAGCGCGGGCACGGCGATGAAGCTCGCGCGCGATGGGCACACCTCGACGACGCTCGCGGACGGCAGGATCCTCGTCGCGGGCGGCAATGGCGCGACGGCCGAGATCTACGACCCGACGACCGGCACGTGGACGCTCACCCCGCCGATGAACGCCGCGCGCGTGACGCATACCGCGACGCTCCTCGCGGACGGCAGGGTCCTCGTCACGGGCGGCGGAGATGCGAGCGCCGAGGTGTACGATCCGGCGACGGGCACGTGGATGCCCGTCGCGTCCATGAGCTCCGCGCGCCTGCACCATACCGCGACGTTGCTCGACAGCGGCCTGGTCCTCGTCGTCGGCGGCGTGGATCCGGATTACAACTTTCAACTGGTCCCCGAGCTGTACGACCCGACGACGGACACGTGGACGAGCGCGACGCCCATGGCCTCGCCCCGCTGGCAGCACAACGCGGTGCGGCTGTCGAACGGCAAGGTCCTGTTCACCGGCGGCGACGGCGGCTACGACAAGTATCTCGCGACCGCCGCGCTCTACGATCCGGACACCGATACGTGGTCTGCCGCGGGCAACCACGGCAACCGCATCCTGCACACCACGACCTTGCTCGCCACGGGCGAGGTGCTGGTCGCGGGCGGTTACGTCGATTTCGGCGGCGAGGGCTTCGCCGCCTCCACCCGCAGCGCAATGCTCTACAACCCGGCGACGAACGGCTGGACGCCCGTGCCGTCGCTGGTCGTCCACCAGCAGCACCGGGCGACGCTGCTCCCCGACGGCCGGGTGCTCGTGACCGGCGGGCCTTCGACCGAGATCTTCGACCCGGCCACCAAGAAGTGGACGCTCGCCGGGTCCCTGCTCCAGGACCGGGGCCGTCACACGGCCGATCTGTTGCCGGATGGCCGGGTGCTCGTCGCGGGCGGCAGCGGCCCGCTCGCGAGCGTCGAGATCTTCTCGTTCGCGAGCCAGGGCGCCTCGTGCACGTATGCGGGCGAGTGCGCGAGCGGCTTCTGCGTCGACGGCTACTGCTGCAATACCGCGTGCAACTCCGCCTGCGACACGTGCGCGGCGAGCAAAGGCGCCCTGGCGAACGGCACCTGCGGGGCCGTCAACGACGGCGCCTCCTGCGCGAGCCCTGGCGGCTGCGCGACGGACGGCGTGTGCACGACGGGCGCGTGCGTGGGCGCGAGCGCTGCCACCTGCGCGGGCACGTGGACGAATGCCGGCGGCCTGAGCCTCGCGCGCTTCGGCTTCGCGAGCGCGACGCTCGCCGACGACCGGGTGCTCGTCGCGGGGGGAGCGTTTTGGGGCCCGGAGGAAATGGAGCAGGCGAATACGGTCGACATCTACGATCCGCTGACCAATGCCTGGACCGTGGCCGCCCCGATGCTCCAGAAGCGCAGCTCGGCCCGCGCGACGCGGCTCGCGACGGGCGAGATCCTCGTCATCGGCGGCGCCGGCGCCCCGGCGACCGCCGAGGTCTACGATCCGGCGAGCAATCAATGGACCGCCACCGGCGCCATGGTCACCCATCACGATCCGGTCATGTTCGCGCGCATCTTGAATGGCGAGAAGGTCCTCGTCGTGGGAGGCGGAACGAAGACCGCGGAGCTGTTCGATGCGGCGACCAAGACCTGGGCCGCGGCGGGATCGACGAACGTGACGCGCGGGGCGCCCGAGCTCGTGCCGCTCGCCGGCGGCAGGGTCCTCGTGCTCGGCGGAGATCCGAGCCAGCCGGTGACCGCGGAGGTCTACGATTCCGCGACGGGCACGTTCATGATGACCGGCCCCTTGAACATGCAGCATGGGGATCCGATCCTCACGCCCCTCGCGGACGGCAGGGTACTGCTCGTGAGCAGCATCGGGGCCGAGGTGTACGACCCGGCGACGAGCGCGTGGACGTTGACGGGCGGGCTGGTTTTCCAGCCGTCGTCGCACAGGACGACGCGCCTCGACGATGGCCGGGTGCTGGTCACGGGGGTGAAGTACCTGCCGTATTCGCAGGTCTACGATCCGGCGACGAATGCCTGGAGCGCCACGGGGCCCATGAGCATGGCGCGGAGCGGCCACGTGGTGGGCCTGCTCGGCCATGGGCGGGTGCTCGTCGCGGGCGGCAGGGAGGTGAGCGGAAGCAACGACTGCGATCAGAAGACGGCCGAGATCTACGACCCGCCGACGAACGCGTGGCAGCCGGCCCCCGCGATGAGCACGACGCGCCGTAACGCGGGCGCTGTCGTCGTTGGCGAGTCACGCATGATGGTCGTTGGCGGCCTGTGGGGCGGCTGCGCGTCCGGAGACGGCGACCCGGAGTACCTTGCCAGCGCAGAGTATTACGGCGGATTCGGGACCGCGGGGAAGGCGTGCATCGCGAACGGCGATTGCGCGAGCGGGCAGTGCGTGAGCGGCTGCTGCGATGTCGCCTGCGGCTCCGGCGGATCCGGGGGCGGTGGCGGAAGCGGCGGCGCTGGCGGTGCTGGCGGAAGCGGTGGCGGCGCTGGCGGAAGCGGTGGCGGCGCTGGCGGAAGCGGTGGCGGCGCTGGCGGTGCTGGCGGAAGCGGTGGCGCTGGCGGAAGCGGCGGCGCTGGCGGAAGCGGCGGCGGTGCTGGCGGCGCTGGCGGAAGCGGCGGCGGTGCTGGCGGCTCCGGCGGCAATGGCGGCGCTGGCGGCTCCGGCGGCAATGGCGGCTCGGCTGGCGCCGGTGGCAATGGCGACGGGAACGGCGGTGCGCCGGACGAAGGCTGCAACTGTCACGCTGCCGGCGGGCCCGCGGAGGGCTCGTCGCGCGCCGGGGCGGCGATTGCAGCCCTCGGGCTGCTCGTCGCGCGCCGCCGGCGCAGGTGA